The following coding sequences are from one Gracilinanus agilis mitochondrion, complete genome window:
- the ND6 gene encoding NADH dehydrogenase subunit 6: protein MKMMIIFFISLLLIVGFVAFASKPSPVYGGLSLVASGGLGCAVVVCLEDVFLGLVVFLVYLGGMLVVFGYTAAMATEEFPETWVGNAVAMSMLLFVLLMEVVWYYFSGEVHINMAIELFDFAGSHCIGQDFNGVSLLYWCGGWALALLGWILFITIYVVLEVVRGR, encoded by the coding sequence ATAAAAATGATAATTATTTTTTTTATTTCTTTATTATTAATCGTAGGGTTTGTAGCTTTTGCTTCTAAGCCCTCTCCGGTATATGGGGGGTTAAGTTTGGTTGCTAGTGGGGGTTTGGGCTGTGCGGTGGTGGTGTGTTTAGAAGATGTATTTTTGGGGCTAGTTGTTTTTTTAGTCTACCTAGGTGGTATGTTAGTAGTTTTTGGTTACACTGCTGCTATGGCTACAGAAGAGTTTCCGGAGACATGAGTTGGAAATGCTGTGGCTATAAGTATGTTATTATTTGTTTTGTTGATGGAAGTAGTATGATATTATTTTTCTGGAGAAGTTCATATTAATATGGCTATTGAATTGTTTGATTTTGCTGGCAGCCATTGTATTGGTCAAGATTTTAATGGTGTTTCGTTATTATATTGATGTGGTGGTTGAGCTTTAGCTTTATTAGGGTGGATTTTATTTATTACTATCTATGTTGTACTAGAGGTTGTTCGTGGGCGTAGA